The following proteins are co-located in the Myxococcus fulvus genome:
- a CDS encoding YceI family protein produces MALKTWQLDAAHTTVGFMVRHMVVAKVHGRFTKFEGKVVVNGDDLSQGSAEVKIEAASIDTGVEQRDNHLRSPDFFDAAAFPQLIFRSKRVQDAGKGHYRVVGDLTIRDVTREVTLDTEFLGKVKDPWGNERLAFQASTSIERKEFGLSWNQALEAGGLLVGERVDITLDVQAVAVAAEQAA; encoded by the coding sequence ATGGCCCTCAAGACCTGGCAGTTGGACGCGGCGCACACGACGGTCGGCTTCATGGTTCGCCACATGGTGGTGGCGAAGGTGCACGGGCGCTTCACGAAGTTCGAGGGGAAGGTCGTGGTGAACGGGGACGACCTGTCGCAGGGCTCGGCGGAGGTGAAGATTGAAGCGGCGAGCATCGACACGGGCGTGGAGCAGCGCGACAACCACCTGCGCTCGCCGGACTTCTTCGACGCGGCGGCGTTCCCCCAGCTCATCTTCCGCAGCAAGCGCGTGCAGGACGCGGGCAAGGGGCACTACCGCGTGGTGGGCGACCTGACGATTCGCGACGTCACGCGCGAGGTGACGCTGGACACGGAGTTCCTCGGGAAGGTGAAGGACCCGTGGGGCAACGAGCGACTGGCCTTCCAGGCGAGCACCAGCATCGAGCGCAAGGAGTTCGGGCTCTCGTGGAACCAGGCGCTGGAGGCAGGCGGGCTCCTGGTGGGTGAGCGTGTCGATATCACCCTGGACGTGCAGGCGGTGGCGGTGGCGGCGGAGCAGGCGGCGTGA